The stretch of DNA ccttttttaaggtatctgtgaccaacaatttatttcaattgattgatttccttaaattaactgtaaaatctttgaaattgttgcatgttgggtttatattttggttcagtgtaatTACTATGTTGTTACCAATGGACGCTAGCAGAACTCAAAACCCCACTATTGCACTCTTGAACACACTTATCAACACTTATCACTTTCATGGCCATATCTGATTATTAGCCAAAACTTTCCACTGAACCTGACAAGACAGTTTCCACACAACAATAAAGTATTGGTGTTATATTGAAGCTTTAAATATGTAACATGATCACCTGTGGGTCAAAGTTTCCCTTCCAGCTTGATGTATTAAGAGTATTTAAAGGGCTTTAATTAGTGCTGTGGTATCAGGTCTGTGGTCAACCTCTCCAAAATGTCACTACTGGGGGTCTTGTGCTGTCTGGGACTGCTGCTGTCTCCGTCCTCTGCATTCACGGtaagatctctctctctatctaataCATTTGCCATGAATGCGTGATTTTGaaaacaacattctcatctcaCTTCACAGATTAGGCGGATGTCAAAGGAGAAATGTGAGaaagattttttatttaacctataATTAATCAAATCGTATGGTATGTATACATTTGTAATGTATCCCATCCTTATGGTGCTTATGTCACATTGGTGAGTTATTTTACATAACAAGACATATTTGTAGTTCAAGACATGTCTAAAAAAAGTGTTCAAATGGGTTTATAGCAAAATTAAAATACATTCATCGTCTAACGTTGTGGATCTTATTGTAGCCTTTGCCATTGATGCTGATGAGGTGATACGGCGAGACATCCCCTTCGTCAACTCAGGTAACTTTCTTTGTGCGTACTGGTATACAGTGTATGTATTTGATATTATATTTTGTGGTGTTTTAAAACTATCTTCCATGTCTATTATCTTTGATTTTCCATAGGATTGAAGACCCCTGTTGTCGAGGGCGACATTGCATTGAATGTAAGTTAATACTGTGCTAAACCTTTCATTGTATGTTCGGTGTTTCCACTTAGAAGAAAAAATAGGgctttcaataaaaaaaataagtgtgATAAATATCCCGCACTCTATAAATGAAACTTTGACCTTTTAACGATCTAGATTTTGATGGATGTGATTTCAATAAAGACAACGATAGTACGTCCGGTGCAATCAATAATTAAGTGTTGTAATAAAAGTTATATCACTCTATCAGCCTGGGCGCAATGCCCTTGTGGATCCAGCCTTCAGGTGGAAATTCCCCATCCCTTACATACTGGCTGACAGCCTTGGTAAAAATGTGCACCATCTCTCATCCTAATAACATGAAATACACTGGTGATAAACCATGATTAAAGAAGACTAAACTATGGGTATTGCTACCAATGCCATTATAATCAATACACATACAAATTATAATATCACAAGTCCGTTAATCCCTTGTTTGTATTTCAGACCTGAATGCCAAGGGGGTCATTTTCCAGGCCTTTGAGATGTACCGGCTGAAATCCTGTGTGGATTTCAAACCCTATGAAGGAGAGAAGAGCTTTATCAAATTTGAAAAGCTAGATGGGTATAGTTTGTTTTTCTGATATATGAGTCTACTCCTCCACCCGATTCTGCTAATGATCACAGTCTTAACAGCCTTAGTTGAATCTTGTGTATTACTGCTTGGCTGGAACAAAGGTCTGCACCCACACTGGCACTATGTGGATAAGATTGGTCTCTGGTGTTCCGTGATGCTGTGGCATCACGGAATTGTTGCAGGTGCTGGTCTATGGTCGGCGACCTACAGACAGGGCAACAGCTGTCATTGGGCCCATCCTGTGACTACAAAGGCACCATAATGCATGAGCTCCTCCACGCCCTGGGCTTTTACCACGAACAGTCTCGCACCGACCGAGATGACTATGTGGACATCTGGTGGGACCAGGTCCTGCCTGGTAAGTTTCAAGAGCTGAACATCCAAAACATTTTCGCATGGCAAGCCTTATTTTAAAACTTACCACAACCTTTGTATGTACATTCTACAGGTATGGACCACAATTTTGATAAATACGCTGATAATTTCATCACCGACCAGAACACGCCATACGACTACGAGTCTATCATGCATTACGGTCCATATTCCTTTAACAAAGACCCACGGTACCCAACCATCACAGCCAAGGACCCAGAGATGACCAAAGTGCTGGGCCAGTACAATGACTTCAGCAGCCTGGATCTACTGAGGCTCAACAGGATGTATAACTGCTGTGAGTTTTTCCTGATCAGGTCACATGATCAGGAGGACCATCACGTTTTTCCTAATCACTTGATTTGACcagaaaaactgctgatgttGTGTTTAACTTATGTTGTGTTTAACTGATTAAGTTTGCTTAGTGTGCTTGTGTATGATGTCTGTCCTGTAGCCTCCTCTCTGACGTTGTTGGACCAGTGTGCCTTTGAGaccgtcaacacctgtgggatgATCCAGAACCGTAACGATGATGGTGACTGGGTACGCATCATGAGCCAGCCAGGGTCTCATGACCACACTCTCATTGGCCAGTGCAAAGGTAGGGTTAACATACAGTATTACTAGGGTCAGGATCCCTGACATTGTCCGGAAAAAAACTCCTGCCCCTACACATCGCAAGGGTGGACACAGGTCTATCAACCATTCTGAATGGCATTCATGACTATTTTACCATAACACATCTATGATAACATCTTGTTTGTGATCTGTGTAGACGCAGGGTTCTTCATGAACTTTTACACCGACACCGGCCGGGCAGGCGACTCAGCCTTTCTGGAATCCAGGGTCCTGCACCCCAAGAGGAATCTGCAGTGTTTGCAGTTCTTCTACAAGATGACAGGAAGCTCCAAGGACAAGCTGGTGGTCTGGACCAGGAAGGAGGATGCTAAGGGCAAAGTCTTATCCCCTACTGCAGCTGGGAATTTCATAGGTAGGCTTGAGAATACTGGTGAAGAGCCATGCTCAATAATCTGATAAACCACGGCTGTGCTATGCGTTGTAGCATCATAATATAGCTTCAACaggtactgtttgaaaatgttcaACCTTAAAAATGATCATTACCCTGCATCTGTTTTCACAGGTGATGACGACCACTCCTGGAAGATTGCCCACGTTCCTTTGACGATGGACTCCAAGTTCCGCTATGCCTTCCAGGGGATCAGGGGCGACCCAGCCAACTCCTTGGGGGGGATCCAGGTGGATGACATCACCCTAGGTATGGTACTCTGTCTTAACATTTTAAGTAACTGTAAAACCCTTTGGTGTGTATGACAGATGCTATGTGAATGAAGTTTTTATTGTCATTATTCTTATTCTTATTAGCGGAGACACGCTGCCCCAGTGGAACATGGCGTATCAAGAACTTCAGCAAGTACATGAAGAGTTACGCCACAGGAGAGTACATCCAGAGCCCACGTTTCTACAGCCCCGAGGGCTACGCCTTCGGCATCCAGCTGCTACCCAACTCCTACTACAATGGGTACATTGGGGCCTTCTTCCACCTGAGCACCGGGGAGAACGACCAGGCCCTGGAGTGGCCGGCAGGGAACAGACAGGTCACCATCACACTGCTGGACCAGGACTCTGATGTCAGGCATCGGCAGTCCTTCTCCTACAGCTTCACTACCAGTCCCACTCATCTCATCCCAGGTATGGGGCAAGCTAATGTTGGTTCAAAGGGGCACATNNNNNNNNNNNNNNNNNNNNNNNNNNNNNNNNNNNNNNNNNNNNNNNNNNNNNNNNNNNNNNNNNNNNNNNNNNNNNNNNNNNNNNNNNNNNNNNNNNNNNNNNNNNNNNNNNNNNNNNNNNNNNNNNNNNNNNNNNNNNNNNNNNNNNNNNNNNNNNNNNNNNNNNNNNNNNNNNNNNNNNNNNNNNNNNNNNNNNNNNNNNNNNNNNNNNNNNNNNNNNNNNNNNNNNNNNNNNNNNNNNNNNNNNNNNNNNNNNNNNNNNNNNNNNNNNNNNNNNNNNNNNNNNNNNNNNNNNNNNNNNNNNNNNNNNNNNNNNNNNNNNNNNNNNNNNNNNNNNNNNNNNNNNNNNNNNNNNNNNNNNNNNNNNNNNNNNNNNNNNNNNNNNNNNNNNNNNNNNNNNNNNNNNNNNNNNNNNNNNNNNNNNNNNNNNNNNNNNNNNNNNNNNNNNNNNNNNNNNNNNNNNNNNNNNNNNNNNNNNNNNNNNNNNNNNNNNNNNNNNcagacagacagacagacagacagacagacagacagagatattgtgACAAACGTGTGAAGACCTGAATTTCAGAACAAATTATTTGCACTAGAACTTGATTTTATTTACTGGTAACTgtggtcagttgtgttgtgagatCAACTGTAGTTATTTGTTCTGTAGTGCTGGGCTCAGGTGTCGTAGAGTCTAAagcagagatagagaaagagagagagatggtgacaaATTTATGAAGAACTGAATTTCAGAACAAATTATTTTCACCAGTACTTGAGTTTATTTACTGGTAACTGTGGTCAGTTGTGTTGTGGGGTCAGCCGTAGTACTTTGTTCTGTAGTGTTGGCCTCAGGTGTTGTAGAGTCtaaattacagagagagagagagagagagagagagagagagggagagagagagagagggagagagagagagagagagagagagagacagacagacagacagacagacagacagacagacagacagagatattgtgACAAACGTGTGAAGACCTGAATTTCAGAACAAATTATTTGCACTAGAACTTGATTTTATTTACTGGTAACTGTGGTCAGTTGTGTTGTGGGATCAACTGTAGTACTTTGTTCTGTAGTGTTGGCCTCAGGTGTTGTAGAGtctaaagcagagagagagagagagagagagagagagagagagagagagagagagagagagagagagagagagagagagagagagagagagagacagacagacagacagacagacagacagacagacagacagagagagagagatattgtgaCAAAAGTGTGAAGACCTGAATTTCAGAACAAATTATTTTCACTAGTACTTGATTTTATTTACTGGCAACTGTGGTCAGTTGTGTTGTGGGATCAACTGTAGTACTTTGTTCTGTAGTGTTGGCCTCAGGTGTTGTAGAGtctaaagcagagagagaggagagagagagagaggaggagagagagagagagagagagagagagagagagagaaagagagagagagatcgtgaCAATTTTATGAAGAACTGAAATTCTGAACAAATTATTTTCACTAGTACTTGAGTTTATTTACTGGTAACTGTGGTCAGTTGTGTTGTGGGGTCAGCTGTAGTACTTTGTTCTGTAGTGTTGGCCTCAGGTGTTGTAGAGTCtaaattacagagagagagagagagagagagagagaaagcgacaaacagacagacagacagacagacagacagacagacagacagacagacagacagacagacagacagacagacagacagagatattgtgACAAACGTGTGAAGACCTGAATTTCAGAACAAATTGTTTGCACTAGAACTTGATTTTATTTACTGGTAACTgtggtcagttgtgttgtgagatCAACTGTAGTTATTTGTTCTGTAGTGCTGGGCTCAGGTGTCGTAGAGtctaaagcagagagagagaaagagagagagatggtgacaaATTTATGAAGAACTGAATTTCAGAACAAATTATTTTCACCAGTACTTGAGTTTATTTACTGGTAACTGTGGTCAGTTGTGTTGTGGGGTCAGCCGTAGTACTTTGTTCTGTAGTGTTGGCCTCAGGTGTTGTAGAGTCtaaattacagagagagagagagagagagagagagagagagagagagagagagagagagagagagagagagagagagagagagagagagagagagagagagacagacagacagacagacagacagacagacagacagacagacagacagacagacagacagacagacagacagacagagatattgtgACAAACGTGTGAAGACCTGAATTTCAGAACAAATTATTTGCACTAGAACTTGATTTTATTTACTGGTAACTgtggtcagttgtgttgtgagatCAACTGTAGTTATTTGTTCTGTAGTGCTGGGCTCAGGTGTCGTAGAGTCTAAagcagagatagagaaagagagagagatggtgacaaATTTATGAAGAACTGAATTTCAGAACAAATTATTTTCACCAGTACTTGAGTTTATTTACTGGTAACTGTGGTCAGTTGTGTTGTGGGGTCAGCCGTAGTACTTTGTTCTGTAGTGTTGGCCTCAGGTGTTGTAGAGTCtaaattacagagagagagagagagagagagagagagagagagggagagagagagagagagagagagagagagagagagagagagacagacagacagacagacagacagacagacagacagacagacagacagacagagatattgtgACAAACGTGTGAAGACCTGAATTTCAGAACAAATTATTTGCACTAGAACTTGATTTTATTTACTGGTAACTGTGGTCAGTTGTGTTGTGGGATCAACTGTAGTACTTTGTTCTGTAGTGTTGGCCTCAGGTGTTGTAGAGtctaaagcagagagagagagagagagagagagagagagagagagagagagggagagagagagagagagagagagagagagagagacagacagacagacagacagacagacagacagacagacagacagacagacagacagacagacagacagacagacagagagagagagatattgtgaCAAAAGTGTGAAGACCTGAATTTCAGAACAAATTATTTTCACTAGTACTTGATTTTATTTACTGGCAACTGTGGTCAGTTGTGTTGTGGGATCAACTGTAGTACTTTGTTCTGTAGTGTTGGCCTCAGGTGTTGTAGAGtctaaagcagagagagagagagagagagagagagagagagagagagagagagagagagagagagagagaaagagagagagagatcgtgaCAATTTTATGAAGAACTGAAATTCTGAACAAATTATTTTCACTAGTACTTGAGTTTATTTACTGGTAACTGTGGTCAGTTGTGTTGTGGGGTCAGCTGTAGTACTTTGTTCTGTAGTGTTGGCCTCAGGTGTTGTAGAGTCtaaattacagagagagagagagagagagagagagaaagcgacaaacagacagacagacagacagacagacagacagacagacagacagacagacagacagacagacagacagacagacagacagagatattgtgACAAACGTGTGAAGACCTGAATTTCAGAACAAATTGTTTGCACTAGAACTTGATTTTATTTACTGGTAACTgtggtcagttgtgttgtgagatCAACTGTAGTTATTTGTTCTGTAGTGCTGGGCTCAGGTGTCGTAGAGtctaaagcagagagagagaaagagagagagatggtgacaaATTTATGAAGAACTGAATTTCAGAACAAATTATTTTCACCAGTACTTGAGTTTATTTACTGGTAACTGTGGTCAGTTGTGTTGTGGGGTCAGCCGTAGTACTTTGTTCTGTAGTGTTGGCCTCAGGTGTTGTAGAGTCtaaattacagagagagagagagagagagagagagagagagagagagagagagagagagagagagagagagagagagagagagagagagagagagagagagagagacagacagacagacagacagacagacagacagacagacagacagacagacagacagacagacagacagacagacagagatattgtgACAAACGTGTGAAGACCTGAATTTCAGAACAAATTATTTGCACTAGAACTTGATTTTATTTACTGGTAACTgtggtcagttgtgttgtgagatCAACTGTAGTTATTTGTTCTGTAGTGCTGGGCTCAGGTGTCGTAGAGTCTAAagcagagatagagaaagagagagagatggtgacaaATTTATGAAGAACTGAATTTCAGAACAAATTATTTTCACCAGTACTTGAGTTTATTTACTGGTAACTGTGGTCAGTTGTGTTGTGGGGTCAGCCGTAGTACTTTGTTCTGTAGTGTTGGCCTCAGGTGTTGTAGAGTCtaaattacagagagagagagagagagagagagagagagagggagagagagagagagagagagagagagagagagagagagagacagacagacagacagacagacagacagacagacagacagacagacagagatattgtgACAAACGTGTGAAGACCTGAATTTCAGAACAAATTATTTGCACTAGAACTTGATTTTATTTACTGGTAACTGTGGTCAGTTGTGTTGTGGGA from Salvelinus fontinalis isolate EN_2023a chromosome 20, ASM2944872v1, whole genome shotgun sequence encodes:
- the LOC129817108 gene encoding meprin A subunit alpha-like — protein: MSLLGVLCCLGLLLSPSSAFTIRRMSKEKSFAIDADEVIRRDIPFVNSGLKTPVVEGDIALNPGRNALVDPAFRWKFPIPYILADSLDLNAKGVIFQAFEMYRLKSCVDFKPYEGEKSFIKFEKLDGCWSMVGDLQTGQQLSLGPSCDYKGTIMHELLHALGFYHEQSRTDRDDYVDIWWDQVLPGMDHNFDKYADNFITDQNTPYDYESIMHYGPYSFNKDPRYPTITAKDPEMTKVLGQYNDFSSLDLLRLNRMYNCSSSLTLLDQCAFETVNTCGMIQNRNDDGDWVRIMSQPGSHDHTLIGQCKDAGFFMNFYTDTGRAGDSAFLESRVLHPKRNLQCLQFFYKMTGSSKDKLVVWTRKEDAKGKVLSPTAAGNFIGDDDHSWKIAHVPLTMDSKFRYAFQGIRGDPANSLGGIQVDDITLAETRCPSGTWRIKNFSKYMKSYATGEYIQSPRFYSPEGYAFGIQLLPNSYYNGYIGAFFHLSTGENDQALEWPAGNRQVTITLLDQDSDVRHRQSFSYSFTTSPTHLIPVLGSGVVESKAEIEKEREMVTNL